One region of Candidatus Omnitrophota bacterium genomic DNA includes:
- a CDS encoding bifunctional adenosylcobinamide kinase/adenosylcobinamide-phosphate guanylyltransferase: MGKIIFITGGARSGKSTYAASLAEKHKKVAFIATCQALDREMAKRIKLHQHDRPLRWKTFEEPKK; this comes from the coding sequence ATGGGAAAGATAATCTTTATAACAGGGGGGGCAAGGAGCGGAAAAAGCACATACGCCGCCAGCCTCGCTGAAAAGCATAAGAAAGTGGCGTTCATCGCCACCTGTCAGGCGTTGGACAGGGAAATGGCCAAGCGGATCAAACTGCACCAGCACGATCGGCCGTTGAGATGGAAGACATTCGAAGAACCTAAAAAAG